One Podospora pseudopauciseta strain CBS 411.78 chromosome 5 map unlocalized CBS411.78m_5, whole genome shotgun sequence DNA window includes the following coding sequences:
- a CDS encoding uncharacterized protein (EggNog:ENOG503NUX8; COG:Q) → MLAESLVAALLAIAPVSARPEPDLWRRAVSAADVRTCALTDEAPHVKAPKANAWAPISPQDVKDVWKFVHAPERALNLTDPANATLTDNYVFLVDTLYLNKTQVLSYIDGDAAQPPKYARVVIFEGGKEEPVSQEYMVGPLPVGAETTIAPYDYPFNGGLGGKIPYDGRYMDGKRTAGYQPLLKQAMTDVADITKALFNGTYYGASDPRTDIVAANTGPHSLDGSQSWITIMFRYPGAASYVTPIDFYIILDITGTDISKYTLRGYVTNTKFFKTADELRKAFEAGEIISEFPQTRDQEWALLKAVPEMGVRDLDDRIAPQSIEIGGKRYKLDRENQYVEFMGWSFYMSFTRILGLMFYDIKFKGERIIYELSLQEAAAQYAGNQPKAANTVYHDTYFSIGSTSATLIEGFDCPFGATMLNVTYPANDVTDVHPQGICLFESDSGYPVARHRYGSGGNPNGFSNIAAVKSSALHARTIATIGNYDYLFDYAFHVDGSIEIEVRASGYLQSSPYYKDQTNFGARVGLGTQGSFHDHILSWKADFDIISTKNSLQRTDLIVVNQTQPWFPELGEFEQMELKAYNMEKEQQFNWAQNGQSMFCVVNDEEKNSWGVSRGYRLVPGRSNVHLSTHNSPFSKHSSHILKSHLAVTQHHDNEPYGNSWQNVNLPLKPQQDFSKLFNDESVDGEDIVVWFNLGMHHYTRSEDIPVTLYSEAVSSIVFAPQNFHDRAQEGDLQNRRWITSNATTGEITYEDQGLQLPTCKVALEEPATKILPWLKI, encoded by the coding sequence ATGCTCGCCGAGTCTCTGGTGGCGGCCCTCTTGGCCATCGCCCCCGTCTCTGCTCGTCCGGAACCCGACCTCTGGCGCCGCGCTGTGAGCGCTGCTGACGTTCGCACCTGCGCCCTCACCGACGAAGCTCCTCACGTCAAGGCTCCCAAGGCTAACGCCTGGGCTCCCATCTCTCCTCAGGATGTCAAGGATGTCTGGAAGTTTGTCCACGCTCCTGAGCGCGCCCTCAACCTCACGGACCCTGCCAACGCCACCCTGACCGACAACTacgtcttcctcgtcgataCCTTGTACCTCAACAAGACCCAGGTCCTCAGCTACATCGACGGCGATGCAGCTCAGCCTCCCAAGTATGCTCGTGTCGTCATCTTCGAGGGCGGCAAGGAGGAGCCTGTCTCTCAGGAGTACATGGTTGGCCCCCTTCCTGTTGGTGCTGAGACCACCATCGCCCCTTACGACTACCCCTTCAACGGCGGCCTTGGTGGCAAGATCCCCTACGATGGTCGCTACATGGATGGCAAGCGCACCGCTGGCTATCAGCCTCTCCTCAAGCAGGCCATGACTGATGTCGCCGACATCACCAAGGCTCTCTTCAATGGTACCTACTACGGTGCCAGCGACCCCCGCACCGACATTGTCGCTGCCAACACTGGTCCCCACTCTCTCGATGGCTCCCAGTCCTGGATCACCATCATGTTCAGATACCCTGGTGCCGCCAGCTACGTCACTCCCATTGACTTCTACATCATTCTCGACATCACCGGCACCGACATCTCCAAGTACACCCTCCGCGGCTatgtcaccaacaccaagttCTTCAAGACTGCCGATGAGCTCCGCAAGGCCTTCGAGGCTGGCGAGATCATCAGCGAGTTCCCTCAGACCCGTGACCAGGAGTGGGCCCTTCTCAAGGCTGTCCCCGAGATGGGTGTTCGTGACCTTGACGACCGCATTGCTCCCCAGAGCATTGAGATTGGTGGCAAGCGCTACAAGCTCGACCGCGAGAACCAGTATGTTGAGTTCATGGGCTGGTCTTTCTACATGTCCTTCACTCGCATCCTCGGTCTCATGTTCTACGACATCAAGTTCAAGGGTGAGCGCATCATCTACGAGCTCTCTCtccaggaggctgctgctcagTATGCTGGCAACCAGCCCAAGGCTGCCAACACTGTCTACCACGACACTTACTTCTCCATCGGTTCCACCTCTGCCACTCTCATCGAGGGGTTCGACTGCCCCTTCGGCGCCACCATGCTGAATGTCACCTACCCCGCCAACGATGTCACCGATGTCCACCCCCAGGGTATCTGCCTCTTCGAGTCTGACTCCGGATACCCCGTTGCCCGTCACAGATATGGCAGCGGTGGCAACCCCAACGGTTTCTCCAACATTGCCGCCGTCAAGAGCTCTGCTCTCCATGCCCGCACCATCGCCACCATTGGTAACTACGACTACCTCTTCGACTATGCTTTCCACGTTGACGGCTCCATCGAGATTGAGGTCCGCGCTTCCGGCTATCTCCAGTCTTCCCCCTACTACAAAGACCAGACCAACTTTGGCGCTCGTGTCGGCCTTGGCACCCAGGGTTCTTTCCACGACCACATTCTCTCCTGGAAGGCCGATTTCGATATCATCTCCACCAAGAACTCCCTCCAGCGCACCGATCTCATCGTCGTCAACCAGACCCAGCCCTGGTTCCCCGAGCTCGGCGAGTTCGAGCAGATGGAGCTCAAGGCCTACAAcatggagaaggagcagcagTTCAACTGGGCCCAGAACGGCCAGAGCATGTTCTGTGTCGTCAacgacgaggagaagaacTCCTGGGGTGTCTCCCGCGGTTACCGCCTCGTGCCCGGCCGCAGCAACGTCCACCTCAGCACCCACaactcccccttctccaagcACTCCTCCCACATCCTCAAGTCTCACCTCGCCGTCACCCAGCACCACGACAACGAGCCCTATGGCAACTCGTGGCAGAACGTTAACCTGCCCCTCAAGCCCCAGCAGGACTTCTCCAAGCTCTTCAACGACGAGAGCGTCGATGGTGAGGACATTGTTGTCTGGTTCAACCTCGGCATGCACCACTACACCCGCTCTGAGGATATCCCCGTCACCCTCTACTCCGAGGCCGTCTCCAGCATCGTGTTCGCTCCCCAGAACTTCCACGACCGCGCCCAGGAGGGTGATCTCCAGAACAGACGCTGGATCACCTCCAACGCCACCACTGGTGAGATCACCTATGAGGACCAGGGTCTTCAGCTCCCCACTTGCAAGGTTGCCCTCGAGGAGCCCGCTACCAAGATTCTTCCTTGGCTCAAGATCTAG
- a CDS encoding uncharacterized protein (EggNog:ENOG503NU0C; COG:S) — MDIEGLAIQKTGLVSHEGDFLRIANEYFTTYYQPLIRWVDRLRKVVFPNRGRWEREDTGPYFQMRQILQEAQMDPAISARAKQPGICVTTLFYCLLVSVDPL, encoded by the coding sequence ATGGACATAGAGGGGTTAGCGATTCAGAAGACAGGGTTAGTAAGCCACGAGGGGGACTTCCTCAGGATCGCTAACGAGTATTTTACTACTTATTATCAGCCACTGATACGTTGGGTCGACCGGTTACGGAAAGTTGTCTTTCCAAATCGTGGAaggtgggagagagaggacaCAGGGCCATATTTTCAGATGCGGCAGATTCTTCAGGAAGCCCAAATGGATCCGGCTATCTCAGCAAGAGCCAAGCAACCTGGTATTTGTGTAACTACATTGTTTTATTGTCTGCTCGTTTCAGTCGATCCCCTATAA
- a CDS encoding uncharacterized protein (EggNog:ENOG50KOG1001; COG:K; COG:L), giving the protein MMRRWERERMSAVVNFDLNIYGRRRHAADVGRVLSKAQLFLQQPQFGLDGFTYYNPHYLHPEEVLGKEVSETPIALHNSQSHNSHSPANDPIKRVMQNEVEPTNDTAEINSILNSLSYHSILAKSVADRSIIRTTLLDHQAEALDFILRRETGDLPAEMSLWEKCQDDDSDLEECLYQHIITGGRSKEARDVQGGIIADDMGLGKTLVVLSAIAGSMGRASAFLSQGKNPGQRSAAVVASTLVVCPSSLLIDSWIDEIRKHTYPGYITWHKHHGQGRQDDRSRKQLLENDVVLTTYATVAAELRKGQAVLRFIDWFRIVLDEAHEIRNPLTKQHQATAELRAQHRWCLTGTPIQNSVDDLGALVSFLRVPSVENPATFRKYITNLSTAKSRERFKNLSVLLGSICLRRTRDILGLPDPEPTLRGVELTPAERQEYKNIEQQCRREIDRAVSGHGGKLNSTVLESLLKLRLFCNNGIPKRESGTASPMPQMDMDEVLSYLQQNNEADCSFCFRQVYSINDRPDTDGGLLLPDCLHLVCRACMPQYHAAGSQCPLHPVGQVQHSLPLGNTSHTTPKIPTQYPSKLLALLKDISMHLSQKSIIFSSWKKTLNLISELLTSYRIPFYCIHGSLSLGERIRILKDFRSSSGANILLMTLGTGAVGLNLAVASRIYLMEPQWNPSVELQAIGRALRLGQTEQVAIVRYIVKHTIEDSNVLSRQEAKLQLASGGFGKRRRGIRAEQLDSLLGLFGVEKRG; this is encoded by the exons atgatgcGTCGCTGGGAGCGAGAAAGGATGTCGGCCGTCGTCAACTTTGATCTCAACATATACGGTCGCCGACGACATGCAGCTGATGTTGGTAGAGTTCTGTCCAAGGCGCAACTTTTCCTGCAACAACCACAGTTCGGGCTTGACGGCTTTACTTACTACAATCCTCATTATCTTCACCCAGAAGAGGTTCTCGGGAAAGAGGTTTCTGAGACCCCCATCGCCCTTCACAACAGCCAGTCTCACAATTCGCACTCCCCAGCAAACGACCCGATTAAAAGAGTGATGCAAAACGAGGTCGAGCCCACCAACGATACTGCGGAGATCAATAGCATTCTCAACTCTTTATCATATCATAGCATTCTTGCTAAGTCTGTGGCAGACAGAAGCATCATCAGAACGACCCTGCTCGA CCACCAGGCCGAAGCTCTTGATTTTATTCTTAGACGCGAGACTGGAGACCTTCCCGCCGAGATGAGTCTCTGGGAGAAGTGTCAGGATGATGATTCGGACTTGGAGGAGTGCTT ATATCAGCACATAATTACGGGTGGGAGATCCAAAGAGGCCAGGGATGTACAAGGGGGAATTATCGCAGATGACATGGGTCTTGGGAAGACTCTAGTGGTCCTGTCGGCGATTGCAGGATCTATGGGCCGCGCGAGCGCATTCCTTTCTCAAGGCAAAAATCCTGGGCAGAGGTCTGCAGCCGTGGTGGCATCAACCCTAGTCGTTTGCCCGTCTTCAC TGCTTATAGACAGTTGGATTGATGAAATTCGGAA ACACACTTACCCCGGCTATATTACGTGGCACAAGCACCACGGTCAGGGAAGACAGGACGACAGAAGCCGAAAACAACTGCTGGAAAACGATGTTGTATTGACCACATATGCaactgttgctgctgagctACGTAAAGGGCAGGCTGTTTTGCGTTTCATTGACTGGTTTAGGATCGTGCTAGATGAAG CCCATGAGATTCGAAATCCGTTAACAAAGCAACATCAAGCCACAGCTGAGCTACGTGCTCAACATCGATGGTGTTTAACAGGGACACCTATCCAGAACTCAGTCGATGATCTCGGGGCTCTGGTATCCTTTCTCAGGGTGCCCAGCGTCGAAAACCCAGCAACGTTTCGaaagtatattactaattTATCCACAGCCAAGTCACGGGAGCGGTTCAAGAATCTCAGTGTGCTTTTGGGAAGCATTTGTCTGAGGCGAACCAGAGATATTCTCGGGTTGCCAGATCCAGAGCCGACACTGAGAGGTGTTGAGCTCACTCCAGCAGAACGCCAGGAGTACAAAAATATAGAGCAACAATGCCGACGTGAGATTGATAGGGCAGTGAGTGGACATGGAGGAAAGCTGAACTCAACAGTTCTGGAATCACTGCTCAAACTTCGACTTTTTTGCAACAACGGAATCCCCAAGCGAGAGTCGGGGACGGCCTCGCCAATGCCCCAAATGGATATGGACGAAGTGCTTAGTTACCTACAGCAGAACAACGAGGCAGattgttctttttgttttaGGCAAGTATATTCCATCAACGACAGGCCTGATACCGACGGAGGTCTACTTCTCCCGGATTGTCTGCATCTTGTCTGCCGCGCCTGTATGCCGCAATACCACGCCGCAGGCAGCCAATGTCCCCTTCACCCTGTCGGACAAGTCCAGcattctcttcctcttggcaATACTAGTCATACAACTCCAAAAATACCTACTCAATACCCCTCGAAGCTCCTGGCTCTCTTGAAGGATATCTCCATGCACTTATCGCAGAAGAG CATTATTTTCTCATCTTGGAAAAAAACCCTTAACCTAATATCAGAGCTTCTGACAAGCTATCGCATTCCGTTCTACTGTATCCATGGCTCACTGTCGCTCGGTGAGCGGATCCGCATTCTGAAAGATTTTCGATCTTCATCTGGCGCAAACATCCTCCTGATGACACTGGGAACAGGGGCAGTCGG ACTCAATCTCGCCGTCGCAAGTCGTATCTATCTCATGGAGCCACAGTGGAACCCCTCCGTTGAACTCCAGGCCATTGGCAGAGCTTTACGTCTGGGGCAAACAGAACAGGTGGCAATAGTACGATATATCGTGAAGCACACCATTGAAGAT AGCAATGTTCTCTCTAGACAAGAGGCAAAACTTCAACTAGCCAGTGGAGGCTTTGGAAAGCGCAGGCGTGGGATTAGAGCGGAACAGCTCGACTCGCTTCTG GGGTTATTTGGGGTCGAAAAGCGTGGATAA
- a CDS encoding uncharacterized protein (COG:S; EggNog:ENOG503P15N) — MAASLAKATAVTMAVAGLGANDVHPGAPFEQALEQFKKGLRPKHRSTFQTTTLPDLLAAIDKIQKEQHSSRRLQAVGRLKPTLEALNQLGKVVETFTNTSEFVAFVWGPLKFLIQIGSSFVEAFTELLSIYESLGEELPLVQQYEAIFSKDSDMKRVLAYLYKDVLEFHHRALKYFQQPMLKQLFQATWKTYKSRFDDLINGIKRHRELIVYHANLLRIKASLDDRRNIDQQFSQIAGAVNQASLSIKACLDERKVRDQQLKEMADAESNRKLRELQGWLRASNVANDQHEFCKLRGEYPGTGSWLLDNAKFKEWFETPCQLMPPVLWLNGIPGAVVEKAQQLNPPPAVLYFFCKHGDNERDNFVSIARSFLSQLLSYNRDILLPYYHDKYQSSTEAVLDTRSIIEDLLKVSIRNFPHVYIILDGIDECPRKERDIIASWFRELVEDLPQSNPTQIRCLFVSQEDGVARKDFAGVSVIKIRSQDNLRDIEQYSAKWAIDIQKKFELPDTKRESIAKLIVDAAGGMFLLAKLISTNLLHQLDVEELEYELEPGRFPREINAAYSRIIVRIFDHVSESEQHGSRMLLSWLVCAKRSMKWHEIQGVKSIDLETKSVDFRRLRFRVDSKDLCGSLVEIRSDGTVELVHLTAKLEKHVNPARGELQLASLCVNYLNFPIFNDELEPKEKHCLILNGSYAFMDYAIIYWVRHLEASLASLENDGTDARDISETLEDFIELHYINPATHFPVSQGNAARLRCFEDLDCHDRLQQAVISTRKQLTFYGEMNKAEIALDLVDIVESIRAAIERLLLGIQNGDGVAAKLEKHYGSNLFKCPRLSCKFFTNGFATAEQRNQHLGKHQRPFRCAIEGCLSGTTGMASEKELQKHMKESHGGYQSHDEFPDNDEVYRSLQPQLSITNSGNQTGLVIEEPTVAETKTPEAPEAQDPASDNVAWEVIGHQRQQSNKRQKREYICWFCNKVYNRKFNLDSHLLTHSEDRPWKCDLCTKAFARESDLKRHRQGHDEGSHFPCQGCGKKFARRDTLANHHKSKLGKRCLSTLNLQNHAEESTPSA; from the exons ATGGCGGCGTCATTGGCTAAGGCCACGGCTGTCACGATGGCCGTGGCAGGGCTTGGAGCGAATGATGTTCATCCGGGAGCTCCGTTTGAACAGGCGCTTGAGCAGTTCAAGAAGGGGCTACGACCAAAGCATCGATCGACATTCCAAACAACCACGCTTCCCGATCTTCTTGCAGCAATTGACAAAATTCAGAAGGAGCAGCACTCCAGTCGACGACTTCAAGCCGTTGGACGATTGAAGCCCACTCTCGAAGCGCTTAATCAATTGGGCAAGGTCGTTGAGACGTTTACAAACACATCAGAATTTGTCGCTTTTGTCTGG GGACCATTGAAGTTCTTGATTCAG ATTGGTAGCTCCTTTGTGGAAGCATTCACTGAGCTCCTTAGTATCTATGAGAGTCTTGGAGAGGAGCTGCCGCTTGTCCAACAGTACGAAGCCATTTTCTCGAAGGATTCAGACATGAAGAGGGTCCTGGCCTATCTCTACAAGGACGTCCTGGAGTTTCATCACCGGGCGTTGAAGTACTTCCAGCAGCCGA TGTTGAAGCAGCTATTTCAGGCGACCTGGAAAACTTACAAGTCTCGGTTCGACGATCTGATCAACGGCATCAAGAGGCACAGGGAACTAATTGTTTATCACGCCAATTTGTTACGTATTAAGGCATCCTTAGACGACAGACGCAACATAGACCAGCAATTCAGCCAGATCGCCGGCGCTGTTAACCAGGCCAGCCTGTCTATCAAGGCATGTTTGGATGAGCGAAAAGTCAGAGACCAACAGCTCAAGGAGATGGCTGATGCCGAGAGCAACAGAAAGCTTCGCGAGTTGCAGGGGTGGCTGAGGGCCAGCAATGTTGCCAATGACCAACATGAGTTCTGCAAGCTTCGAGGCGAATACCCAGGTACAGGATCATGGTTACTGGATAATGCAAAGTTTAAAGAGTGGTTTGAAACACCCTGTCAGCTGATGCCTCCAGTGTTGTGGCTCAATGGTATTCCAGGTGCAG TTGTCGAAAAGGCCCAGCAGCTCAACCCCCCTCCGGCCGTCTTGTACTTCTTTTGCAAACATGGCGACAACGAACGAGACAATTTTGTCTCCATCGCGCGTAGCTTCCTCTCTCAACTTCTTTCGTATAATCGAGATATACTGCTTCCATACTATCACGATAAATATCAGAGTAGCACGGAGGCAGTCCTGGACACCCGAAGCATCATCGAAGATTTGCTCAAGGTGTCCATTCGAAATTTCCCGCACGTGTACATCATCCTGGACGGGATTGATGAGTGCCCGAGAAAAGAACGCGACATCATCGCCTCCTGGTTTCGCGAACTTGTTGAGGACCTTCCACAGAGTAATCCCACACAAATTCGATGTCTGTTTGTGAGCCAAGAAGATGGGGTAGCACGAAAGGACTTTGCGGGTGTTTCTGTGATCAAAATTCGAAGCCAGGACAACCTGCGCGACATTGAACAATACAGCGCCAAGTGGGCGATCGACATCCAGAAGAAATTTGAGCTTCCCGACACCAAGCGAGAATCGATCGCAAAGCTCATTGTTGACGCTGCCGGAG GCATGTTTCTACTTGCCAAGTTAATTTCCACCAaccttcttcatcaactTGATGTCGAGGAGTTGGAATATGAGCTTGAACCAGGACGATTCCCGCGCGAGATCAATGCTGC TTACTCTCGAATTATCGTGAGAATATTCGACCATGTGTCCGAGTCGGAACAGCACGGGAGTAGGATGCTACTGAGCTGGCTGGTTTGCGCCAAACGGTCCATGAAGTGGCATGAGATCCAGGGCGTGAAGTCCATTGACTTGGAAACAAAGTCGGTAGATTTCCGACGCTTGCGGTTTCGTGTTGACTCAAAAGATCTTTGCGGATCGCTCGTTGAAATCCGGTCCGACGGGACGGTAGAACTTGTTCATCTGACCGCTAAACT TGAAAAACATGTCAACCCAGCGCGAGGAGAATTACAACTAGCTTCTCTGTGCGTCAATTATCTCAACTTTCCTATCTTCAACGATGAGCTTGAACCCAAAGAGAAGCATTGTCTCATCCTTAATGGGTCCTACGCGTTCATGGACTATGCCATTATTTACTGGGTGCGGCATCTTGAGGCTAGTTTGGCATCTCTGGAAAATGACGGTACCGATGCGCGCGATATTTCCGAGACCCTAGAAGATTTTATTGAGCTTCACTACATCAATCCAGCCACTCACTTTCCCGTCTCACAAGGAAACGCTGCAAGACTTCGCTGCTTTGAGGATCTGGATTGTCATGACCGACTGCAGCAGGCAGTCATATCGACACGAAAGCAGCTTACATTCTACGGTGAGATGAACAAAGCCGAGATTGCCCTCGACCTTGTGGACATTGTGGAGAGTATTCGAGCTGCAATTGAAAGGCTGCTGCTAGGGATCCAGAacggggatggggtggcaGCCAAGCTTGAAAAGCACTATGGTTCTAACCTCTTCAAATGTCCCAGGCTCAGCTGCAAATTCTTCACGAACGGGTTTGCAACCGCTGAGCAACGGAACCAACACCTTGGAAAGCACCAGAGGCCTTTTCGATGTGCCATTGAGGGTTGTTTGAGTGGAACCACCGGTATGGCGTCGGAGAAAGAGCTACAAAAGCACATGAAGGAATCTCATGGCGGGTATCAGTCTCACGACGAGTTTCCAGACAACGATGAAGTATATCGGAGTCTCCAGCCACAGTTATCCATAACCAACTCCGGCAATCAGACAGGTTTGGTAATTGAAGAGCCTACCGTGGCGGAAACGAAAACACCTGAAGCACCTGAAGCCCAAGACCCAGCATCTGATAATGTCGCCTGGGAAGTGATAGGACATCAACGGCAGCAGAGTAATAAAAGACAAAAGAGGGAGTATATATGCTGGTTTTGCAACAAAGTCTATAACCGCAAATTCAACCTCGACTCACATCTTTTAACTCATAGCGAGGACCGGCCTTGGAAGTGCGACCTCTGCACCAAAGCCTTTGCGCGGGAAAGCGACTTGAAGAGACATCGGCAAGGCCATGATGAAGGGAGCCATTTTCCGTGTCAAGGGTGTGGCAAGAAGTTTGCACGCCGGGATACATTGGCGAATCACCACAAGTCAAAGTTGGGGAAAAGGTGCTTGTCAACCTTGAATTTGCAAAACCATGCTGAAGAGTCAACTCCATCGGCGTAG
- a CDS encoding uncharacterized protein (COG:S; EggNog:ENOG503P2GD) gives MAMQLPTVNGVPVIMPPPEGYVVDFENPARNSVTEAYWLFGVGNFLALLFMMQHLYTKAFIRRRFQIEDASLIIAWGCSIALQSMIVRDFMRGIMGTHSWEMPVTKFLLFLRALYLLPILYNPVQCGAKLALLLLYRRLAPQLWYQITVYVVMFIVVGSSFAIMFAAIFPCNPVQSAWDISIPGECINRPALYQATAILGAITDLMVLAVPIPIVVKLHVPLKHKIALIAAFSVGGITSFTSIMRLHALIVSMGDIDQSWGGGPVLLWIFAEANLSVICGTLPTIKPFLNHFVPRLLGSSNARSAYPVNSGLSKSGGPPTFGGGGGGNQSQSQKRDKYQRFDDDIMYPLETVVAIETGDDYASSEPIRKSESGSEKAINPGGIVQTKTATITYQNAHAR, from the exons ATGGCTATGCAACTCCCGACTGTCAATGGCGTGCCGGTGATCATGCCCCCACCGGAGGGCTATGTGGTGGACTTTGAGAACCCAGCGCGCAACAGCGTGACAGAGGCCTACTGGCTCTTTGGAGTTGGTAACTTCTTGGCTCTGCTGTTCATGATGCAGCATCTCTACACTAAGGCATTCATCAGAAGGAGGTTTCAGATCGAAGATGCCTCTCTTATCATTGCCTGGGGATGCTCCATCGCGCTGCAGTCCATGATCGTTC GGGACTTTATGAGAGGAATCATGGGAACACACTCGTGGGAAATGCCCGTTACCAAGTTCCTCCTGTTCCTCAGAGCGCTCTACCTCCTGCCGATTCTATACAACCCGGTTCAATGTGGCGCCAAGCTGGCACTTTTGCTGCTCTATCGAAGGCTAGCGCCACAATTGTGGTACCAGATTACCGTTTACGTCGTCATGTTCATCGTCGTCGGTTCATCGTTCGCCATCATGTTCGCCGCCATCTTCCCTTGCAACCCCGTCCAGTCAGCTTGGGACATCAGCATCCCCGGCGAGTGCATCAACCGGCCCGCTCTGTACCAGGCCACGGCTATCCTCGGTGCCATCACCGATCTGAtggtgctggcggtgccAATTCCCATCGTTGTCAAGCTTCATGTCCCTCTTAAGCACAAGATCGCTCTAATTGCTGCCTTTAGCGTCGGTGGAAT CACGTCTTTCACCTCCATCATGCGTCTCCACGCTTTGATCGTCTCCATGGGAGACATTGACCAATCCTGGGGCGGTGGCCCCGTTCTCCTCTGGAT tTTCGCCGAAGCCAACCTCTCCGTCATCTGcggcaccctccccaccatcaagcccttcctcaaccacttcgtcccccgcctcctcggctcctccaacgcccgCTCCGCCTACCCCGTCAACAGCGGCCTCTCCAAGTCCGGGGGCCCCCCCacctttggcggcggcggcggtggcaacCAGTCCCAATCTCAAAAGCGCGATAAGTACCAGCGCTTTGACGACGACATCATGTACCCCCTCGAGACCGTTGTCGCCATCGAGACGGGCGATGACTATGCTTCCTCGGAGCCGATCAGGAAGAGCGAGAGCGGGTCCGAGAAGGCGATTAACCCTGGTGGTATTGTGCAGACCAAGACTGCTACTATCACTTACCAGAATGCACATGCCAGGTAG
- a CDS encoding uncharacterized protein (CAZy:AA7; EggNog:ENOG503NVMI; COG:C) — protein sequence MHFTHLLLSFCSVASTMAAITPRQIPSKAKCLLDAGLGEAVLVRGDPQYAEREASYWSNSARLSPAAILRPRNTKEVALAVKALAAAKQPFAVRSGGHTNWAGSNNIAGGITIDLGFFNTTTYNAATETADIGPGSRWRDVYSELIKHKRAVAGGREGNVGVAGLLLGGGNTFFTARRGFACDNVVAYEVVLADGRIVTASKTSYPDLFVALKGGSNNFGIVTKFTMTAIPSDKVWGGMAFLPKDIAPQAVDAVVSFTNNVANDPDSNLVAMFTHMPDFKDIVVATLYANMAGVEKPAAYKEWLALPEIMNTVKNTTIAEMAFEYNIPANLHDIWFTLSLKNDARILNKVAELHVKLVEDLKAFIPEQTFTTQCLFQPLPTVFGKNSVAAGGNIMGVERQKSNGVLFLATAMVQTPEQEKKAYPLVKKWVEEVKKFAATIDGGLQEWTYLNYADKSQNPLKSYGPENIRKLKATAAKYDPQGVFQKLVPGGFKVSSL from the coding sequence ATGCACTTCACTCACCTTCTACTTTCATTCTGCTCCGTAGCATCAACCATGGCCGCCATCACCCCAAGACAGATCCCCTCCAAGGCCAAGTGCCTCCTCGACGCTGGACTCGGCGAGGCAGTTCTGGTTCGTGGAGATCCGCAATATGCTGAACGCGAGGCTTCATATTGGTCCAACAGCGCAAGGCTGAGTCCAGCTGCGATCCTCCGACCTCGCAATACCAAGGAGGTGGCCCTTGCCGTCAAGGCTCTTGCTGCCGCTAAACAGCCATTTGCCGTCCGTTCCGGTGGTCACACCAACTGGGCTGGCTCCAACAACATTGCCggcggcatcaccatcgatctcggcttcttcaacaccaccacctacaaTGCTGCTACCGAGACTGCCGATATCGGCCCTGGCTCCCGCTGGCGGGATGTCTACTCGGAGCTGATCAAGCACAAGCGTGCCGTTGCCGGTGGCCGTGAGGGCAATGTTGGTGTCGCCGGTCTTTTGCTCGGCGGCGGTAACACCTTCTTCACTGCCCGCCGTGGCTTCGCTTGCGATAACGTCGTCGCCTATGAGGTCGTCCTTGCCGACGGCCGCATTGTCACCGCCAGCAAGACCAGTTACCCCGACCTCTTTGTTGCCCTCAAGGGCGGCTCCAACAACTTCGGCATCGTCACCAAGTTCACCATGACCGCCATCCCATCCGACAAGGTGTGGGGCGGCATGGCCTTCCTTCCCAAGGACATTGCTCCCCAGGCCGTTGACGCCGTTGTTTCCTTCACCAACAACGTTGCCAATGACCCCGATAGCAACCTCGTCGCCATGTTCACCCACATGCCCGACTTCAAGGACATTGTTGTTGCTACTCTCTACGCCAACATGGCCGGTGTCGAAAAGCCTGCTGCTTACAAGGAGTGGCTTGCTCTTCCCGAGATCATGAACACGGTCAagaacaccaccatcgcTGAGATGGCATTCGAGTACAACATCCCCGCCAACCTCCACGACATCTGgttcaccctctccctcaagaACGATGCTCGCATCCTCAACAAGGTTGCCGAGCTCCACGTCAAGCTTGTTGAGGACCTCAAGGCTTTTATCCCTGAGCAGACCTTCACCACCCAGTGTCTCTTCCAGCCCCTCCCCACTGTCTTTGGCAAGAACTCGGTTGCTGCCGGTGGCAACATCATGGGTGTTGAGCGCCAAAAGTCTAACGGCGTTCTGTTTCTTGCTACCGCCATGGTCCAGACCCCtgagcaggagaagaaggcttaCCCTCTTGTCAAGAagtgggttgaggaggtcaagaagtTTGCCGCTACCATTGATGGCGGTCTTCAGGAGTGGACCTATCTCAACTATGCAGATAAGAGCCAGAACCCTCTCAAGAGCTACGGCCCTGAGAACATCCGCAAGCTGAAGGCTACTGCTGCCAAGTATGATCCTCAGGGTGTTTTCCAGAAGTTGGTGCCTGGTGGGTTCAAGGTTTCTAGCCTTTAA